One Brassica napus cultivar Da-Ae chromosome C4, Da-Ae, whole genome shotgun sequence genomic region harbors:
- the LOC106396219 gene encoding uncharacterized protein LOC106396219 codes for MTDRARRIGDELRVCREEAIFYLEGFDWDLDAAMEACRSKTLNLPSLAVEPPPEKEKSSRSEVQSPLPSTTTGSQSRNELIVQFINFAVGSDVQDATSYLERNDWDLDRAVLQFCDERRPTPSQRKVNRKLGRLNSQQYSQDDETSAAVGTLVELIREEQVPKAIPPMVSSHMKVQESTSLVQDGEEKLSLVKESAEGTLSSVSSSQLTNAPEEQLSQWKEESIKSFFKVDIGASRDAAIACLSHCKWNQEDAISYFFGDYTEAIQESTSPVKESAVAVPSSMSSRQLMSWPEDQLSRLKEKIIKSFRDVVIVASREDAQACLDYGEWNQEDAISYFFGDYAEANPEIARSQADGKAVDEDSRIKSLEEASGAKSHVKIQESSSPTQTREDSRKSSREQRSQWKDELIHSFLELADGVTREVATVYLTLSNWNVEEAFSFLLEESSQVLASHGSPNKNYSEEDETGSSSSSSKADSTDTGNATVASSQADENVKDKDVEEELSPAPITTTTTSTVELEIILDNGESGVQVWILFRSDQTVRDIRNRIAWFRPEDKRDYYLKSDTGVEYRDLDTAVHSITSGSRGSTILHQMYST; via the exons ATGACTGATCGGGCGAGACGGATCGGCGACGAACTCAGAGTTTGCAGAGAAGAAGCGATCTTTTACCTCGAAGGATTCGATTGGGACTTGGACGCAGCGATGGAGGCTTGCCGCAGCAAAACGTTGAACTTGCCGTCTCTCGCGGTTGAACCTCCGCCGGAGAAAGAGAAATCATCTCGTTCGGAGGTTCAATCGCCACTTCCATCGACGACCACGGGTTCGCAATCGAGAAACGAACTTATCGTACAGTTCATCAATTTCGCCGTTGGATCGGATGTACAAGACGCGACCTCGTACCTCGAGCGCAACGATTGGGATTTAGATCGAGCCGTCTTGCAGTTCTGCGACGAGCGCCGTCCGACGCCTTCTCAGAGGAAGGTGAATCGCAAGCTTGGGCGGTTGAATTCGCAGCAGTACTCACAGGATGATGAAACGTCTGCGGCGGTGGGGACGTTAGTGGAATTGATTCG TGAAGAACAAGTCCCTAAAGCTATACCTCCAATGGTGTCATCTCACATGAAG GTTCAAGAAAGTACAAGTCTTGTTCAAGATGGGGAAGAAAAACTTTCGCTCGTTAAGGAATCTGCTGAGGGGACGCTGTCAAGTGTGAGTTCAAGTCAGCTGACGAATGCGCCTGAAGAGCAACTGTCTCAGTGGAAAGAGGAAAGTATCAAATCATTCTTCAAAGTGGATATTGGAGCGTCTCGAGACGCTGCCATTGCTTGCCTCAGTCATTGCAAGTGGAATCAAGAAGACGCCATCAGTTATTTCTTTGGAGATTACACAGAAGCT ATTCAAGAAAGTACAAGTCCCGTTAAGGAATCTGCTGTGGCTGTGCCGTCAAGTATGAGTTCGAGGCAGCTGATGAGTTGGCCTGAAGACCAACTGTCTCGactgaaagaaaaaattatcaaatcATTCCGCGATGTGGTTATTGTAGCGTCTCGAGAAGACGCACAAGCTTGCCTCGATTACGGCGAGTGGAATCAAGAAGACGCCATCAGTTATTTCTTTGGAGATTACGCAGAAGCTAATCCTGAAATTGCGCGGTCTCAGGCAGAT GGTAAGGCTGTTGACGAAGATTCAAGGATAAAGTCACTCGAAGAAGCTAGTGGAGCTAAATCTCATGTGAAG ATTCAGGAAAGTTCAAGTCCTACACAGACTAGGGAAGATTCACGTAAGAGTTCGCGGGAGCAACGTTCACAATGGAAGGATGAACTCATCCATTCATTCCTCGAACTGGCTGATGGAGTTACACGAGAGGTTGCAACCGTGTACCTTACACTGAGCAATTGGAATGTAGAGGAAGCCTTCTCCTTTCTATTGGAAGAATCATCGCAGGTTCTTGCTTCACATGGTTCCCCAAACAAAAATTACTCGGAAGAAGACGAGACCGGGAGCTCTTCTAG TTCCAGTAAAGCTGACTCGACCGATACAGGAAACGCCACCGTGGCATCGTCGCAAGCGGAT GAAAATGTAAAGGATAAGGATGttgaagaagagttatcccctgctcctattactactactactactagtaCAGTAGAACTAGAAATCATTTTGGACAATGGTGAATCTGGGGTACAGGTATGGATTCTTTTTAGATCAGACCAAACTGTCAGAGACATCCGCAACAGGATTGCCTGGTTTAGACCAGAAGACAAGAGAGACTACTACTTAAAGTCTGATACTGGAGTAGAGTACAGGGATTTGGATACAGCAGTACACAGCATCACTTCTGGTTCTCGTGGCTCTACAATTCTCCACCAGATGTACTCCACTTag